Proteins encoded by one window of Gordonia jinghuaiqii:
- a CDS encoding bifunctional allantoicase/(S)-ureidoglycine aminohydrolase — MTASPYYTPAGGLPPQTDLLTDRAVVTEAYTVIPRGVLRDIVTSVFPEWTDTRAWVLNRPIPGGAQTFSQTIVEVAPGGGSQAPEPQPEVEGFLFVTAGALTVTAEGEEHTLTEGGFGFLPAGTAWSAHNRGDVPTSFHWIRKRYQPIAGHEPTPQFGNERDIEPSAMPDTDGAWRTTRMLDPQNLAYDMHVNVVTFEPGGSIPFAETHVMEHGLYVLEGKAVYRLNEDWVEVQEGDYMSLRAFCPQACYAGGPSNFRYLLYKDVNRQIVL, encoded by the coding sequence ATGACCGCGTCGCCGTATTACACCCCCGCCGGCGGACTCCCGCCGCAGACCGACCTGCTCACCGACCGCGCGGTGGTCACCGAGGCCTACACGGTGATCCCGCGAGGTGTGCTCCGCGACATCGTCACGTCGGTCTTCCCCGAGTGGACCGACACCCGCGCCTGGGTGCTCAATCGCCCGATTCCCGGTGGCGCGCAGACCTTCTCCCAGACGATCGTGGAGGTCGCCCCGGGCGGCGGATCGCAAGCGCCGGAGCCGCAGCCGGAGGTCGAGGGTTTCCTCTTCGTCACCGCCGGTGCGCTGACCGTCACCGCCGAGGGTGAGGAGCACACGCTGACCGAGGGCGGGTTCGGATTCCTGCCCGCGGGCACCGCGTGGTCGGCACACAACCGCGGAGATGTCCCCACGTCCTTCCACTGGATCCGCAAGCGCTACCAGCCGATCGCGGGTCACGAGCCGACCCCGCAGTTCGGCAACGAGCGCGACATCGAACCCTCCGCGATGCCCGACACCGACGGTGCGTGGCGCACCACGCGGATGCTGGACCCACAGAACCTCGCCTACGACATGCACGTCAACGTCGTGACCTTCGAGCCGGGCGGGTCGATCCCGTTCGCCGAGACCCACGTGATGGAGCACGGCCTGTACGTGCTGGAGGGCAAGGCCGTCTACCGGCTCAACGAGGACTGGGTGGAGGTCCAGGAAGGCGACTACATGTCCCTGCGCGCTTTCTGCCCGCAGGCCTGCTACGCCGGCGGGCCGTCGAACTTCCGGTATCTGCTCTACAAGGACGTCAACCGGCAGATCGTGCTCTGA
- a CDS encoding DUF6986 family protein yields MSVQPGRLGAAFLAEIDTALAPADAALADRYPGDDGSRQPVHTVYVPADRYSADLPRLWGRAALDTAADHGGLAAIARTTVAHTDTAATELAALVENKLRTEPIEDLRIDFEDGYGVRSDDEEDAAVAAAVTAIREAGDASPPFIGIRFKCFEADVRPRGLRTLDLFVSGLVDAGDLPAGLTLTLPKVTSTDQVVAMVAVARELERVHGLPDGRIGFEVQVETPQSVMSADGTAAVARMIHAGEGRVTALHYGTYDYSASLGIAAAYQSMEHPAADHAKAVMQLAAAGTGVHLSDGSTNILPVGDREAVEAGWALHARLVRRHLERGFYQGWDLHPAQLVTRFLATYAFYRDGFDSAAERLRNYAHQISSSVLDEPATARALAGFIRRGELCGALTVDEVETATDLSITKVREIALHRPPAPGA; encoded by the coding sequence GTGAGCGTGCAGCCCGGCCGCCTCGGCGCGGCCTTCCTCGCCGAGATCGACACGGCCCTGGCGCCGGCCGACGCCGCGCTGGCAGATCGATACCCGGGCGACGACGGGAGTCGACAGCCGGTCCACACGGTCTACGTCCCCGCCGACCGGTACTCCGCAGACCTCCCCCGACTATGGGGACGTGCAGCACTCGATACCGCCGCCGACCATGGCGGTCTCGCCGCCATCGCCCGTACGACCGTCGCCCACACCGACACCGCTGCAACAGAACTGGCGGCTCTGGTGGAGAACAAGCTGCGCACCGAGCCCATCGAGGATCTGCGTATCGACTTCGAGGACGGATACGGTGTCCGCTCCGACGACGAGGAGGACGCGGCCGTGGCCGCCGCGGTCACCGCGATCCGGGAGGCAGGCGACGCCTCCCCGCCGTTCATCGGTATTCGTTTCAAGTGCTTCGAGGCCGATGTGCGGCCTCGCGGCCTGCGTACCCTCGATCTGTTCGTCTCCGGGCTGGTCGACGCCGGGGATCTTCCCGCCGGGTTGACACTGACACTGCCGAAGGTCACCTCGACCGATCAGGTGGTCGCGATGGTCGCCGTCGCCCGCGAGCTCGAGCGGGTCCACGGGCTCCCGGACGGACGGATCGGTTTCGAGGTCCAGGTGGAGACCCCGCAATCGGTGATGTCCGCCGACGGCACCGCGGCCGTCGCGAGGATGATCCACGCCGGCGAGGGCCGGGTGACCGCGCTGCACTACGGGACCTACGACTACTCGGCGTCCCTCGGGATCGCCGCCGCCTACCAGTCGATGGAACATCCCGCCGCCGACCACGCGAAAGCCGTGATGCAACTCGCCGCCGCCGGAACCGGCGTGCACCTCTCGGACGGTTCGACCAACATCCTCCCCGTCGGGGACCGTGAGGCCGTCGAAGCCGGTTGGGCGTTGCACGCGCGACTGGTCCGCCGTCACCTCGAGCGCGGCTTCTATCAGGGGTGGGATCTGCACCCCGCTCAGCTGGTCACCCGATTCCTGGCCACCTACGCCTTCTACCGCGACGGATTCGACTCCGCCGCAGAGCGTCTGCGCAACTACGCGCACCAGATCTCCTCGTCGGTGCTCGACGAACCCGCGACGGCCCGCGCACTGGCCGGCTTCATCCGGCGCGGCGAACTGTGCGGAGCGCTGACCGTCGACGAGGTCGAGACCGCAACAGACCTGTCCATCACGAAGGTGCGCGAGATCGCGCTCCACCGCCCGCCTGCGCCGGGCGCCTGA
- a CDS encoding IclR family transcriptional regulator, protein MAGNSGGVQSVERAFELLELIGRAGGECSLSHLSAESPLPPPTIHRLLRTLVGIGYVRQLPNRSYALGPRLIRLGEVANRQLGAVAAPVLASLVAELSETASLAVLDGDMVIYVAQVPSPHSMRTNNEVGRRVTMHNTAVGKAVLAELDDARILKHVTQAGLTPATEWSVTSLSGVFAAVEKVRADGVAIDEQEHEVGVCGMAVAVPGAPTPMAVGISGPVARFDDDLRARAVTALRTAAGAVSEALIGSRE, encoded by the coding sequence ATGGCGGGGAACTCGGGCGGTGTGCAGTCGGTCGAGCGCGCATTCGAGCTGCTGGAACTGATCGGCCGCGCAGGCGGCGAGTGTTCGCTGAGTCATCTCTCCGCAGAATCGCCGCTACCGCCGCCGACCATTCATCGTCTGCTGAGGACACTCGTGGGCATCGGATATGTCCGGCAACTCCCGAACCGGTCGTATGCGTTGGGGCCCCGGCTCATCCGGCTCGGCGAGGTCGCCAACCGGCAGCTCGGCGCCGTGGCCGCGCCGGTCCTCGCCTCGCTGGTCGCCGAGCTCAGCGAGACCGCGAGTCTCGCGGTACTCGACGGTGACATGGTCATCTACGTGGCGCAGGTCCCGTCACCACACAGCATGCGCACCAACAACGAGGTCGGGCGTCGGGTCACGATGCACAACACCGCGGTCGGCAAAGCGGTCCTCGCCGAACTCGACGATGCGCGAATCCTGAAGCACGTCACCCAGGCCGGGCTCACCCCCGCCACCGAATGGAGTGTCACGTCGTTGTCCGGCGTGTTCGCCGCCGTCGAGAAGGTGCGCGCGGACGGCGTCGCCATCGACGAGCAGGAACACGAGGTCGGGGTCTGCGGCATGGCGGTCGCGGTCCCCGGTGCACCGACGCCGATGGCGGTCGGCATCTCGGGGCCGGTCGCCCGGTTCGACGACGATCTGCGCGCCCGCGCGGTCACCGCTCTGCGTACGGCCGCCGGGGCCGTGTCCGAGGCGCTCATCGGGTCGAGGGAGTAG
- a CDS encoding protein kinase domain-containing protein yields the protein MPMSPGTQIAGYRVISLLGAGGMGEVYLVENLQLERREALKVISTAVSAQPGFNQRFTNEARTTAKLDHRSIITIHQYGIEDGSPWFSMSYVEGKDLTEERLTPAEVSTVVTQVADALDYAHRHHVVHRDIKPANILVTRDPATNAVERALVLDFGIAKLAGSANLTGTHSFIGTVAFSAPETLEGADATARSDQYSLACTAYALLAGQPPFVGQSEPSVMLGHIQRPVPHIGRLRGDLAHLDPVFQRALAKDPAARYPDCRSFATALNAALTSPAAQGNTMVAAPVPPPTLVGGSTGAPSAGHPQFRGQHGQYTPPPQPTMSGPGAPGPSGPQPLLRNPSGPQPPYSSAPHPSGPHLSAPHGQPGFPGTPPMPPQKKRTGLIVAGVLGAVLLLVVAAVVGLAVLGSTVDDPAKATVAQPVVATNFGSSCAVVAGSVHCWGDNDTGQLGDGTTTSHTRPVAVNGVSGATAVTTGGYLTGENAYVATSCAIAAGDAYCWGNNHYGEIGNGTDGAAVNTAVKVGTISDVKAISTGWGTTCAVAGTDAYCWGNNEYGQLGTGGSADPVSVPTKVGGLGTVTDVTTAYGTTCAVSDGSAFCWGANDSGQIGDGSTAARSTPVKVGSLADVTDITIGGYHESSDDDDPNTNTSTYFHTTCAVAGGEAYCWGSNAYGQIGDGTAETRQAPVKINNLSGVRTISTDWGTTCAVSEDKGFCWGDDDRSQLGSTGGSVKIPREVSTLTDVTSISTGNGTSCAMSAGSVYCWGFNNDGQIGDGSSGESANRTTPTKLTI from the coding sequence GTGCCGATGAGTCCCGGCACCCAGATCGCCGGCTATCGCGTGATCTCTCTACTCGGCGCGGGCGGAATGGGCGAGGTCTACCTGGTCGAGAACCTGCAGCTCGAGCGGCGCGAGGCGTTGAAGGTCATCTCGACAGCGGTGAGCGCGCAGCCCGGATTCAACCAGCGGTTCACCAACGAGGCGCGCACGACCGCCAAACTCGACCACCGCAGCATCATCACGATCCACCAGTACGGCATCGAGGACGGCTCGCCCTGGTTCTCGATGAGCTATGTGGAGGGCAAGGACCTCACCGAGGAGCGACTGACCCCGGCGGAGGTGTCGACGGTCGTCACGCAGGTCGCCGACGCCCTCGACTACGCACATCGCCACCACGTCGTGCACCGAGACATCAAGCCCGCCAACATACTTGTGACGCGTGATCCCGCGACCAACGCCGTCGAGCGCGCTCTCGTCCTCGACTTCGGGATCGCGAAACTGGCCGGTTCGGCGAATCTCACCGGCACCCATTCCTTCATCGGGACCGTCGCTTTCTCGGCACCGGAAACGCTCGAAGGCGCCGACGCCACAGCACGATCCGATCAGTACTCACTCGCCTGTACCGCCTACGCCCTGCTCGCCGGACAGCCGCCGTTCGTCGGACAGTCCGAGCCGTCGGTGATGCTCGGCCACATCCAGCGGCCCGTCCCCCACATCGGCCGGTTGCGCGGCGACCTCGCCCACCTCGACCCCGTGTTCCAGCGCGCGCTGGCCAAGGATCCCGCCGCCCGCTACCCCGATTGCCGCAGTTTCGCGACGGCGTTGAACGCTGCCCTCACTTCTCCTGCGGCACAGGGGAACACGATGGTCGCCGCGCCTGTTCCACCACCCACGCTGGTAGGCGGCAGCACCGGGGCGCCGTCGGCTGGGCACCCGCAGTTCCGCGGACAGCACGGGCAGTACACCCCGCCGCCGCAACCGACGATGTCCGGCCCAGGTGCCCCTGGCCCATCGGGCCCGCAGCCGTTGCTGCGCAACCCTTCCGGACCGCAACCGCCGTATTCGTCGGCTCCCCATCCGTCCGGTCCCCACCTCTCGGCACCTCATGGACAACCGGGGTTCCCCGGCACTCCGCCGATGCCGCCCCAGAAGAAGCGCACCGGACTGATCGTCGCCGGAGTGCTCGGCGCGGTGCTGCTGCTCGTGGTGGCCGCGGTCGTCGGGTTGGCTGTTCTCGGCAGCACCGTCGACGACCCGGCGAAGGCCACCGTCGCGCAGCCCGTGGTGGCCACCAATTTCGGCAGCAGCTGCGCGGTGGTCGCGGGCAGCGTGCACTGCTGGGGCGACAACGACACCGGTCAGCTCGGCGACGGCACCACCACCTCGCACACCCGCCCGGTCGCGGTGAACGGCGTGTCGGGGGCCACCGCGGTCACCACCGGGGGCTACCTGACCGGCGAGAACGCCTACGTCGCCACCTCATGTGCCATCGCCGCGGGCGACGCCTACTGCTGGGGCAACAACCACTACGGCGAGATCGGCAACGGCACCGACGGCGCCGCGGTCAACACCGCGGTCAAGGTCGGCACCATCTCCGACGTCAAGGCGATCTCCACCGGCTGGGGCACCACCTGCGCGGTCGCCGGCACCGACGCCTACTGCTGGGGCAACAACGAGTACGGCCAGCTCGGCACCGGCGGCAGTGCCGACCCGGTGTCGGTCCCCACCAAGGTCGGCGGACTCGGCACCGTCACCGACGTCACCACCGCCTACGGCACCACCTGCGCGGTGTCCGACGGCTCCGCATTCTGCTGGGGCGCCAACGACAGCGGTCAGATCGGCGACGGCAGCACCGCGGCACGGTCGACGCCGGTCAAGGTCGGTTCGCTGGCCGACGTCACCGACATCACCATCGGCGGCTACCACGAGTCCTCCGACGACGACGACCCGAACACCAACACCAGCACGTACTTCCACACGACCTGTGCGGTCGCCGGCGGCGAGGCCTACTGCTGGGGTTCCAACGCCTACGGCCAGATCGGCGACGGCACCGCCGAGACCCGGCAGGCACCGGTCAAGATCAACAATCTCTCGGGTGTCCGCACCATCTCCACCGACTGGGGTACCACCTGCGCGGTCTCCGAGGACAAGGGATTCTGCTGGGGCGACGACGACCGCAGCCAGCTGGGCTCGACCGGCGGTTCGGTCAAGATCCCGCGCGAGGTCTCGACCCTCACCGACGTCACCTCGATCTCCACCGGCAACGGGACGTCGTGCGCGATGTCGGCGGGCTCGGTGTACTGCTGGGGCTTCAACAACGACGGCCAGATCGGCGACGGTTCGAGCGGTGAGAGCGCCAACCGAACCACCCCGACGAAGCTGACGATCTAG
- a CDS encoding protein kinase domain-containing protein produces MAHQPDQVAGYRVIARLGSGGMGTVYLVENPQLRRREALKVISVAETVDEEFARRFSREAQTAAALDHPSIVTIYHYGVTDGDPWFTMTYLDGQDLRHTSLRRDEIATVVARVADALDYAHDHGVVHRDIKPANILVTRRAMDGALDRVVVLDFGIAKLTTATTLTAPSSFVGTLVYAAPEILDGKPAGPASDQYSLACTAYELLAGTTPFEADTQTRHIVAKLTTPPDRISAHRPELAALDPVFDRALARGPLDRYPTCRAFAEDLRAALAVGGPDLTDKHSESSATQIISTPRPHPPAPETLAPPHGPPRHDQRPGFQPTPSGTQHLASPPGITPPLGAYSQTGTQVAPPPASSRERPRRWPLIVGAVSAVVLLAVAAAIAVSTLRGGTDDGAGSVAAADAAAEVALSAGLGATCSIRDQVAYCWGSNDAGQIGDGTTTSHPTPTRVADLANVTSISTGGPNSCAVADATAYCWGNNDYGQIGDGTTDARLTPTRVADLTDVTAISTANWATCAISAGAAYCWGTNDFDQVGDGSTANQHRPVRVAGLDDVTAITVGVNFTCAVAAGDAYCWGLNDKGQVGDGTTTNRPRPTRVADLDGATAVSAGAGTACAVAGGSAYCWGANDFGQLGEGSTYARETATAVPDLTDVTAISTGTSSTTCAIAGGTAYCWGSNAWGSVGDGTLEDRWKPTPVTGLSDVGAISTGERTSCASAASNLYCWGFNATGQLGVGGSDDRPTPTQVTY; encoded by the coding sequence ATGGCCCACCAGCCGGATCAGGTCGCCGGGTACCGCGTGATCGCCCGACTGGGCAGCGGCGGTATGGGCACCGTGTACCTGGTCGAGAACCCGCAATTGCGTCGACGCGAGGCGCTCAAGGTCATCTCCGTCGCCGAGACCGTCGACGAGGAGTTCGCCCGTCGTTTCAGCCGTGAGGCACAGACCGCCGCCGCCCTCGACCACCCGAGCATCGTCACGATCTATCACTACGGTGTCACCGACGGCGACCCGTGGTTCACGATGACCTACCTCGACGGGCAGGACCTGCGCCACACATCCTTGCGGCGCGACGAGATCGCCACCGTCGTGGCGCGCGTCGCCGACGCCCTCGACTATGCCCACGACCACGGGGTGGTCCATCGCGACATCAAACCGGCCAACATCCTCGTCACCCGCCGGGCGATGGACGGGGCCCTCGACCGCGTTGTGGTCCTCGACTTCGGCATCGCCAAGCTCACCACCGCCACCACACTGACCGCGCCGTCGTCGTTCGTGGGCACTCTGGTCTACGCCGCGCCGGAGATCCTCGACGGCAAGCCTGCGGGCCCGGCGTCGGATCAGTACTCACTGGCGTGCACCGCCTACGAGTTGCTGGCGGGGACGACACCGTTCGAGGCCGACACCCAGACCCGCCACATCGTGGCGAAACTGACGACGCCGCCGGACCGGATCAGCGCGCACCGGCCCGAGCTCGCCGCCCTCGACCCGGTCTTCGACCGGGCACTCGCCCGCGGCCCCCTGGACCGGTATCCGACGTGTCGCGCCTTCGCCGAAGATCTGCGCGCCGCACTCGCCGTCGGCGGCCCCGACCTGACGGACAAGCACTCGGAATCCTCTGCCACCCAGATCATCTCGACACCGCGGCCTCATCCACCGGCCCCGGAGACCCTCGCACCGCCACACGGTCCACCCAGGCATGATCAGCGGCCGGGCTTCCAGCCCACACCCAGCGGCACACAACATCTCGCCTCGCCGCCGGGCATCACTCCGCCGCTGGGAGCGTATTCGCAGACCGGCACCCAGGTCGCTCCCCCGCCGGCCTCGTCACGGGAACGCCCGCGCCGGTGGCCGCTGATCGTGGGTGCGGTGAGTGCCGTCGTGTTGCTGGCGGTGGCCGCGGCGATCGCGGTGAGCACGCTGCGCGGCGGCACGGACGACGGCGCCGGATCGGTGGCTGCCGCGGATGCAGCCGCCGAAGTCGCGCTCAGCGCGGGCCTCGGCGCCACCTGCTCGATCCGCGACCAGGTCGCATACTGCTGGGGCAGCAACGACGCCGGACAGATCGGCGACGGCACGACGACCAGCCACCCGACGCCCACCCGCGTCGCCGACCTCGCGAACGTGACCTCGATCAGCACCGGCGGCCCCAACAGCTGCGCCGTCGCCGACGCCACCGCCTACTGCTGGGGAAACAACGACTACGGACAGATCGGCGACGGCACCACCGACGCCCGGCTCACCCCCACCCGCGTCGCCGACCTCACCGATGTGACCGCGATCTCGACGGCCAACTGGGCCACCTGCGCGATTTCGGCGGGCGCTGCTTACTGTTGGGGCACAAACGATTTCGACCAGGTCGGCGACGGTTCGACGGCCAACCAGCACCGTCCGGTGCGCGTCGCCGGACTCGACGACGTCACCGCCATCACCGTCGGCGTGAACTTCACCTGCGCGGTAGCCGCCGGCGACGCCTACTGCTGGGGCCTCAACGACAAGGGTCAGGTGGGCGACGGCACCACCACCAACCGGCCTCGCCCGACGCGGGTCGCCGACCTCGACGGCGCCACCGCGGTCTCGGCCGGCGCGGGCACCGCCTGCGCCGTGGCGGGCGGCAGCGCTTATTGCTGGGGTGCCAACGATTTCGGGCAGCTGGGCGAGGGCAGCACCTATGCGCGCGAGACCGCGACCGCCGTCCCCGACCTCACCGACGTCACCGCCATCAGCACCGGCACCTCGAGCACGACATGCGCGATCGCCGGCGGCACCGCCTATTGCTGGGGTTCCAACGCGTGGGGATCGGTGGGCGACGGCACGCTCGAGGACCGCTGGAAGCCCACCCCGGTCACCGGATTGTCCGACGTCGGCGCGATCTCGACCGGCGAACGCACCTCGTGTGCGTCCGCGGCGTCGAACTTGTACTGCTGGGGATTCAACGCCACCGGACAGCTCGGCGTCGGCGGTTCCGACGACCGCCCGACACCGACGCAGGTCACGTACTAG
- the moaC gene encoding cyclic pyranopterin monophosphate synthase MoaC, which yields MPPTGTDQGGSGFGETGGADGSRLTHIDSSGSAHMVDVGAKATTRRRAVAGGTFHTTAEVIDLLSESRLPKGDVLATARIAGIMAAKRTDELIPLCHQLALSSVELDFTIGADSIDVTATVATSGQTGVEMEALTAVAVAGLTLHDMVKAVDRRAHMDGIRLLEKTGGKSGDWHRDRPDNSDG from the coding sequence ATGCCGCCCACCGGGACTGACCAGGGTGGGTCGGGCTTCGGCGAGACCGGAGGAGCCGACGGCTCCCGGTTGACCCACATCGACAGCTCCGGGTCGGCGCACATGGTCGACGTAGGCGCCAAGGCGACGACGCGACGTCGAGCCGTCGCAGGCGGCACCTTCCACACCACGGCCGAGGTCATCGACCTGCTGAGTGAGTCGCGGCTGCCCAAGGGCGATGTGCTGGCCACCGCACGCATCGCCGGGATCATGGCGGCAAAACGCACCGACGAGCTGATACCGCTGTGTCATCAGCTCGCGTTGTCGTCGGTGGAGCTCGACTTCACCATCGGTGCCGATTCCATCGACGTCACCGCGACCGTCGCCACCTCCGGTCAGACGGGCGTCGAGATGGAAGCACTGACCGCGGTCGCCGTCGCCGGGCTGACCCTGCACGACATGGTCAAGGCCGTGGACCGGCGCGCACACATGGACGGCATCCGGCTGCTGGAGAAGACGGGCGGCAAATCAGGGGACTGGCACCGCGACCGGCCGGACAACTCCGATGGCTGA
- a CDS encoding MogA/MoaB family molybdenum cofactor biosynthesis protein — protein sequence MADPARPPETATAHTRSRVARIVVASNRASSGVYVDRTGPIIDAWLVEHGFEVDECDVVADGPPVGDALRAAIYVGVDLVITTGGTGLTPTDRTPEQTRPLLDTEIPGLADAIRAAGLPNVPTAVLSRGIAGVAGSTLVVNLPGSTGGVRDGLGVLGGVVHHALDQIRGGDH from the coding sequence ATGGCTGACCCCGCGCGACCCCCCGAGACCGCAACCGCGCACACCCGCTCGCGCGTTGCCCGCATCGTCGTCGCGTCGAACCGGGCCAGCAGCGGCGTCTACGTCGACCGCACCGGACCCATCATCGACGCCTGGCTCGTCGAGCATGGTTTCGAGGTGGACGAATGCGACGTGGTGGCCGACGGGCCGCCGGTCGGCGACGCCCTCCGCGCCGCGATCTACGTCGGCGTCGACCTCGTGATCACCACCGGCGGAACAGGTTTGACACCCACCGACCGCACCCCCGAACAGACGCGCCCGCTACTCGACACCGAGATCCCGGGCCTGGCCGACGCCATCCGCGCAGCGGGCCTGCCGAACGTGCCGACCGCGGTGCTCTCGCGCGGGATCGCCGGGGTGGCCGGGTCGACGCTCGTGGTGAACCTGCCCGGATCGACCGGCGGGGTGCGCGACGGCCTGGGTGTACTCGGCGGCGTCGTGCACCACGCACTCGACCAGATCCGTGGAGGAGACCACTGA
- a CDS encoding molybdenum cofactor biosynthesis protein MoaE, with amino-acid sequence MPVVVHTAMSEEPIGLSAHEAMVAGAAGGKAGAVVGFVGAVRDHDGGRTVTALHYSGHPTAPKVLAEVVEEVSAVDGVRAVAVSHRIGDLEIGDVAFVVAVAADHRRAAFETCSRLVDEVKARLPVWKHQFFDDGTDEWVNSA; translated from the coding sequence ATGCCGGTCGTCGTGCACACCGCGATGTCAGAGGAGCCGATCGGACTTTCGGCGCACGAGGCGATGGTCGCCGGCGCCGCCGGTGGCAAGGCCGGCGCGGTGGTCGGCTTCGTCGGCGCGGTCCGCGATCACGACGGCGGCCGGACGGTCACCGCACTCCACTACTCCGGGCACCCGACGGCGCCGAAGGTCCTCGCCGAGGTCGTCGAGGAGGTGTCGGCCGTCGATGGCGTGCGCGCTGTCGCGGTCTCGCATCGGATCGGTGACCTCGAGATCGGCGACGTGGCATTCGTCGTCGCGGTTGCCGCCGACCATCGTCGGGCGGCGTTCGAGACCTGCTCCCGCCTCGTCGACGAGGTGAAGGCACGACTGCCCGTCTGGAAGCACCAGTTCTTCGACGACGGCACCGACGAGTGGGTCAACTCGGCCTGA
- a CDS encoding transglycosylase family protein, with the protein MSGRHRKQTTSTTAKTITKVALTGAVLGGGAALMGTGTANAATDAEWNQVAECESGGNWAIATGNGYHGGLQFAPSTWSSHGGGEFAPTANQATREEQIVVAERVLASQGKGAWPTCGTVLSGSTPRTAPTDTPRQLPKLPDGNGSFSFVKAPEAKSTEDVAKQVTTALTDAGVSPEVKNLWHAAKNSGVALSPEQIKMFNDNKHLLPLP; encoded by the coding sequence ATGTCCGGACGTCATCGCAAGCAGACGACCAGCACGACCGCCAAGACCATCACCAAGGTCGCCCTCACCGGAGCCGTTCTCGGCGGCGGAGCCGCCCTCATGGGCACCGGCACGGCGAACGCCGCGACCGACGCCGAATGGAACCAGGTCGCCGAGTGCGAGTCCGGTGGCAACTGGGCCATCGCGACCGGCAACGGATACCACGGTGGCCTGCAGTTCGCGCCGAGCACCTGGAGCAGCCACGGCGGCGGCGAGTTCGCCCCGACGGCCAATCAGGCCACCCGCGAGGAGCAGATCGTCGTCGCCGAGCGTGTGCTGGCCTCGCAGGGCAAGGGCGCATGGCCCACCTGTGGCACCGTCCTCTCGGGTTCGACCCCGCGCACCGCGCCCACCGACACCCCGCGCCAGCTCCCGAAGCTGCCTGACGGCAACGGAAGCTTCAGCTTCGTCAAGGCTCCCGAGGCCAAGTCCACCGAGGACGTCGCCAAGCAGGTCACCACCGCGCTGACCGATGCCGGCGTCAGCCCCGAGGTCAAGAACCTCTGGCACGCCGCCAAGAACAGTGGCGTGGCGCTGAGCCCCGAGCAGATCAAGATGTTCAACGACAACAAGCATCTCCTGCCGCTCCCCTGA
- a CDS encoding MoaD/ThiS family protein, with amino-acid sequence MNLTVRYFAAARAAAGTDQSVVEIDPSTTLGELERTLAAGNPSLGTVLERCSYLRDEVALADRSRTLGVCTTLDVLPPFAGG; translated from the coding sequence ATGAACCTCACCGTCCGTTATTTCGCCGCCGCGCGCGCCGCCGCGGGAACCGACCAAAGTGTCGTCGAGATCGACCCGTCGACGACGCTCGGTGAACTCGAACGCACTCTCGCCGCCGGAAACCCTTCCCTCGGGACGGTTCTCGAGCGCTGTTCCTATCTGCGCGACGAGGTCGCCCTGGCCGACCGCAGTCGCACGCTCGGCGTGTGCACGACGCTCGACGTACTTCCCCCGTTTGCCGGTGGCTGA